CCAGAAACACGCCGTCAATATAAGCTATATTGCCATGTTCATCATTCACCAGACGGGCCTGCTCCTGAACAAATACCGTATCGCCACAGGATTTCTGGATCCTGTATTCGACCTGATAAGGACTCCTGGTTTTCATTGAGTTCTCAATAGCAGCATCGATTCTGGAAACGTCCTCCGGAAAAACAATATCTGACCATGAAAGTCTCCTGGAAAGAAATTCCGCTGCCGGGTAGCCGGTGAGTACTTCCACACTTTTACTGATATAACAAATAGGCCATGAAGATTCATTTGAGACTCTGAAAACAGTTACTGGCAGGTTATCTATCAGCCAGCCTGTCTCTATGGTTTCAGTATCTGCATCTTCAGTAAATTTATTTGAAGAGTCTGCCGACTCATTCAGTTTTAAATCGCTATTCTGTAAAGCCATGACCAATCTAGCCCCTTATGAGATATATATTAACAGATAATATAAATCAAGGGAGTATTTAAGTGTATAGGAAATTATAAAAAGATTCCGGATTTCAGCAGGAAAAACTGAGTAAATATTTATACAAAGAGTGCCTATTCTTAGTATGGTTCAGCCTGATATCGAATCGAAGCTACTGGGGATCTGCGTACTCATACTCATCATCTATATATTATGTAAACTGATCCCTGTTTTATCATTAGACAGTTAATTTAGAATTACTACATAAAAATTATAATTGTATAAAACTATTTTTTTTCCGGATACACTGCCAGTCAAACCCTTCTCTGTCGAGCGTCAGAGTTCTGAGAAAACTTCCTTTTCTGCTTTCATCGGATAAATTAAACGTTCTGCCGTTTTTTACCGGGAGATTTTCAGGGTTCCTGTGACCATGCACCTGATAGGTATTCTCATTCGTATTTTTGTTGAAATTTTCAGCGACCAGGAAAACGTCTTCAGGCTCTCCCACGCCGTTAATCATCTGTTCAGCACCCATAAAAATCAGGTTTTCAGGAAGGCTGCTCAGGCCTCCGTGAGTTACAAGCACGGATTTGTCATGGAACTTATAGTAAACGCAGGGCACTGTTTTCCCGCATAGTTTAAGGGCATCCTGCAAAGCCCCTTCTCTTTCAAGTTCTTTCAGAATACCTGTGGTATCAGAAAAATCTTCTATCCGTGTCTGCTTCTCACCGGCTGCAGGGCGGCAAAGGCGTTTTTCATTATCTCCTTCAAGCAGAACCACATTATCCCTGCACATGATTGAGACAAGGAACTTAACGACTCTGGAATTTTCATTTCCCCTGCCTGCATAATCTCCAAGAAAGATATACAGGTCATTGTCGTCCAGTCCGCATGAAAGGTATTTCATCAGGGCTGTATAACTGCCGTTTATATCCCCGATGTGGTGAATTTTTTTATAGTTAGAGAAATCAGGAGTATTATACTGCAGCCTTTTGCGGAATTCATGAGGCTTTATTACCGTAACAAATGAAGGTACGCTCTGCCTTTTGATTATAGCATACATCTCTTCTATTACAGTCTCAGGTACGATCTCATATGCAGGCCTTCCCGTGTTTCTTTCCTTTGCAAGTTCAGGAGACACATCAGAAAAATCAACGCAAAAAGCTTCATACCTGTAAGCTTTAACAGGAGACCTGTACTTTGCTATGTCAGCATTTCCTGCATTGGTTGCATCAAGGACTGTAAATTCACCCTCTTCCATGCGGCATTTAATAAGCGAATAAATAAGCCCCCATACCCTGCGGTTGATTTTCTGGGAAGTAACTGGTTGTCCGGTGACAGAAAGTACCGGGGGTTTTATAAGAAGCCGGACTGCGTCCGAGGAAATAGTATAAGGTTCAAGCCCTTCTTCCTTAACAAAAGTCGATTTGCCGGATCCGGGTATCCCCCTCAAAAATACAAGGTACCTCATATGACATCCCTTACTTTTCTTAAATTCTGCTTATTTGATCAATTCTGTATTTTGACCAGTATTTTTGTGTTGACCAGCTCTTCCTGTTTTAACCGGTTCTATTTATTTTAATCAATTTTGCTTAAACGAAAAATACCTGAGTTAATATTACTATTGATTTTTATAATATTTAATTAGATAATTTTATACCATATATTCTGGAAGAAGTGCAGGGAAAAATGGGAGTGGGTGGACTGCACTGACCTGAAAAAACATTGACGAAGCCTGCTTTTAGACCTGGCTGAATTTAAATCCGACCGGTAAGAGCGTTCAGAGGAGTAGAAACCCGGGAAAAATTATACTGGTGAAAAATATGGAAAGCAAGAGGGAATACGATTATATCCTGCCCGGCAGGGCAGAATCATACTGGCTGGCAACTGTACCCGAGCCCAGCTATCCTGCGCTTAAAGGGGACATCAGAGTTGATATTGCAATAATCGGAGGAGGAA
This window of the Methanosarcina mazei S-6 genome carries:
- a CDS encoding AAA family ATPase, producing the protein MRYLVFLRGIPGSGKSTFVKEEGLEPYTISSDAVRLLIKPPVLSVTGQPVTSQKINRRVWGLIYSLIKCRMEEGEFTVLDATNAGNADIAKYRSPVKAYRYEAFCVDFSDVSPELAKERNTGRPAYEIVPETVIEEMYAIIKRQSVPSFVTVIKPHEFRKRLQYNTPDFSNYKKIHHIGDINGSYTALMKYLSCGLDDNDLYIFLGDYAGRGNENSRVVKFLVSIMCRDNVVLLEGDNEKRLCRPAAGEKQTRIEDFSDTTGILKELEREGALQDALKLCGKTVPCVYYKFHDKSVLVTHGGLSSLPENLIFMGAEQMINGVGEPEDVFLVAENFNKNTNENTYQVHGHRNPENLPVKNGRTFNLSDESRKGSFLRTLTLDREGFDWQCIRKKNSFIQL